A region of Chelonia mydas isolate rCheMyd1 chromosome 7, rCheMyd1.pri.v2, whole genome shotgun sequence DNA encodes the following proteins:
- the LOC119566799 gene encoding solute carrier family 22 member 6-like: protein MAFGDLLEKVGSAGPFQLLCVLLLTAPALLIASHNLVQNFSAISPEHQCRPPPPGTNASWVGNSTAAHGGLSLAPSPERCCHLAGTHGQRPRPNGSLGREGETEPCRDGWYYDCSTFSSTIVTEWDLVCDLGPLPALAQMLFMAGVLLGALLFGVFSDRFGRRVILLCSLLLVAVMGTGAALSSDFLTYCAFRLLSGVGLSGFLLSYICLGLEWVPTKSRALVVTWLSYCSTAGQVVLAGLAYSIRDWRWLQLAISTPFFIFFLCAWWIPESARWLIVNHRPATALSNLQRVARINRKQLGGDSISLEMVEKVGGSLPGKRTCSCLGLFHTPAMRRISCCLMSVSFSTNLAYFGLSMDLPAFGLDIFLVQTFFGAIDILAKMACTLALSYFGRRAIQASSLILAGVFLLGNIPVPREMLMVRLALVVLGKGCLAASSVCSCLYGGELFPTSVRQTGTGFTTVMARLGGMVAPAVLVAGQQFPFLPLVIFGVAPVVSGIAACFLPEMHNVPLLDTIEEVEDRARRKGEETPAGETVAHIVHSTRI, encoded by the exons ATGGCCTTTGGAGACCTCCTGGAGAAGGTGGGCAGtgcaggtcccttccagctcctcTGTGTCCTGCTGCTCACTGCGCCTGCCCTCCTCATTGCCAGCCACAACCTGGTGCAGAACTTCAGTGCCATCTCCCCTGAGCACCAGTGCCGCCCCCCGCCACCAGGCACCAACGCCAGCTGGGTGGGCAACAGCACGGCAGCTCATGGGGGGCTCTCCCTGGCCCCGAGCCCAGAGCGGTGCTGTCACTTGGCAGGCACCCATGGGCAGCGTCCAAGACCCAACGGTTCGCTGGGCAGGGAAGGCGAGACAGAGCCCTGCCGGGACGGGTGGTACTACGACTGCAGCACCTTCTCCTCCACCATCGTCACTGAG TGGGATCTGGTGTGTGACCTGGGCCCCCTCCCGGCGCTGGCGCAGAtgctgttcatggcaggggtGCTGCTTGGAGCCCTCCTTTTCGGAGTCTTCTCAGACAG GTTTGGGCGGCGGGTCATCCTGCTGTGTTCTCTGCTGTTGGTGGCTGTCATGGGAACCGGGGCTGCCTTATCCTCAGACTTCCTCACCTACTGCGCCTTCCGCCTGCTGAGCGGGGTCGGTCTGTCTGGCTTCCTCCTCAGCTACATCTGCCTCG GTCTGGAATGGGTCCCCACCAAGTCCCGCGCCCTGGTGGTGACATGGCTGAGTTACTGCAGCACGGCAGGTCAGGTGGTGCTGGCTGGCCTGGCCTACAGCATCCGGGACTGGCgctggctgcagctggccatTTCTACCCCCTTCTTCATCTTCTTCCTCTGTGCCTG GTGGATCCCGGAGTCCGCACGCTGGCTCATTGTCAACCACAGGCCTGCAACGGCGCTGAGCAACCTGCAACGGGTGGCCCGGATCAACCGGAAGCAGCTGGGTGGGGACAGCATCTCCCTGGAA ATGGTGGAGAAGGTGGGGGGCAGCCTCCCTGGGAAAAGGACATGCTCCTGCCTGGGCCTCTTCCACACGCCGGCCATGAGACGCATCTCCTGCTGCCTCATGAGTGTCAG CTTTTCCACCAACCTGGCCTACTTCGGGCTCTCCATGGACCTGCCGGCTTTTGGCCTGGACATCTTCCTGGTGCAGACATTCTTTGGGGCCATTGACATCCTGGCCAAGATGGCCTGTACCCTGGCGCTGAGCTACTTTGGGCGCCGAGCCATCCAGGCCAGCTCCCTCATCCTGGCCGGAGTCTTTCTCCTGGGGAACATCCCTGTGCCCAGAG AGATGCTGATGGTGCGACTGGCTCTGGTGGTGCTGGGAAAAGGGTGCCTGGCTGCCTCCTCTGTCTGCTCCTGCCTGTATGGGGGAGAGCTCTTCCCAACCTCTGTCAG GCAGACAGGCACTGGCTTCACCACCGTGATGGCTCGTCTGGGCGGCATGGTGGCCCCGGCGGTGCTGGTGGCCGGGCAGCAATTTCCCTTCCTGCCGCTGGTGATATTTGGGGTGGCTCCCGTCGTGTCCGGCATCGCGGCCTGCTTCCTGCCAGAGATGCACAATGTCCCCCTGCTGGACACCATAGAAGAGGTGGAGGACAG AGCCAGGAGGAAAGGCGAGGAGACGCCCGCCGGGGAGACTGTGGCTCACATTGTCCACTCAACCAGGATCTGA
- the LOC102936539 gene encoding solute carrier family 22 member 6-B-like — MAPGVQLEKEQCMGFFQTILVALVFLPLLMVASHNFLQNFTAAVPRHWCYIPMGDNDTTEVTGDLLKIYVPMDDNQEPDRCLRFSTPQWQLLAPNGTSTNATEPCLDGWAYDRSVFNSTIITEWHLVCGQRALKDFAQSIYMAGVLVGALVYGGLADRLGRRALLLWSLLLVGVMGTSAAFAPNLAAYCAFRFFSGTGTAGFILNSISLTMEWIPSQSWATVATILACSLTLGQLVLAGLAYAIRDWRQLQLASSAPFFLFFLYSWWIPESARWLIVNHRPETALRNLRRVAWINGEKLEGEGISLETLRLEMQQKKESLGPSRHSALELFRTAPMRGVTCCLMLAWFSNSFSYYHLALDLQRFGGISIFLVQLIFGAVDVPFRMLVAVAANRLGRRLTQAACLFLGGLFILASIPVPQDMEVLLIALTVLGKGLFSSSSSCSYLYTTELYPTVIRQTGLGVTNMMARLGAVAAPMVQMTQAFVSFLPLLLFGAVPITAGILVNCLPETLGVPLADTMMQVEDRARKKRSKKEELKTKF; from the exons ATGGCCCCTGGAGTCCAGCTGGAGAAGGAGCAATGCATGGGCTTCTTCCAAACCATCCTCGTCGCCCTggtcttcctccctctcctcatgGTGGCCTCCCATAACTTCCTGCAGAACTTCACAGCTGCTGTCCCCAGGCACTGGTGCTACATCCCGATGGGAGACAATGACACCACAGAGGTGACAGGAGACCTGCTGAAGATCTATGTTCCTATGGATGACAACCAGGAGCCAGACAGGTGCCTGCGGTTCAGCACCCCGCAGTGGCAGCTCCTGGCTCCCAACGGAACCAGCACCAATGCCACTGAGCCCTGCCTGGATGGGTGGGCGTACGACAGGAGTGTCTTCAACTCCACCATCATCACTGAG tgGCACCTGGTCTGTGGCCAGCGGGCTCTCAAGGATTTTGCCCAGTCCATTTACATGGCGGGGGTGCTGGTGGGAGCGCTGGTCTACGGGGGCCTGGCGGATAG gctggggcgcCGGGCACTGCTGCTCTGGtccctgctgctggtgggtgtGATGGGCACCAGCGCTGCCTTCGCCCCCAACCTGGCAGCCTACTGTGCCTTCCGCTTCTTCAGTGGCACGGGTACCGCGGGCTTCATCCTCAACAGCATCAGCCTGA CCATGGAGTGGATCCCATCCCAGTCCTGGGCCACGGTGGCCACCATCCTTGCCTGCAGCCTGACGCTGGGCCAGCTGGTCCTGGCTGGACTGGCATATGCCATCCGTGACTGGCGCCAGCTGCAGCTGGCATCCTCAGCgcccttcttcctcttcttcctctacaGCTG gtggATCCCAGAGTCCGCGCGCTGGCTCATCGTCAACCACAGGCCTGAGACGGCGCTGAGGAACCTGCGACGGGTGGCCTGGATCAATGGCgagaagctggagggggagggcatCTCCCTGGAG acaCTGAGGCTGGAAATGCAGCAGAAGAAAGAGAGCTTGGGGCCCTCCCGGCACTCTGCCCTGGAGCTGTTCCGGACAGCGCCCATGCGTGGGGTCACCTGCTGCCTTATGCTGGCCTG GTTCTCCAACAGCTTCTCTTACTACCACCTGGCCCTGGACCTGCAGCGCTTCGGGGGCATCAGCATCTTCCTGGTGCAGCTGATCTTTGGCGCTGTGGACGTGCCCTTCCGCATGCTGGTGGCCGTGGCCGCCAACCGCCTGGGGCGCCGGCTCACGCAGGCTGCCTGTCTGTTCCTGGGGGGACTTTTCATCCTGGCCAGCATCCCCGTGCCGCAGG ACATGGAGGTGCTGCTGATTGCCCTGACTGTCCTGGGAAAAgggctcttctcctcctcctccagctgctcctaCCTGTACACCACGGAGCTCTACCCTACCGTCATCAG gcagacagggctgggggtcaCCAACATGATGGCTCGTCTGGGAGCGGTGGCAGCCCCCATGGTGCAGATGACCCAGGCCTTTgtctccttcctgcccctgctcctgttcGGGGCAGTGCCCATCACAGCTGGCATCCTGGTCAATTGCTTACCAGAGACCTTGGGGGTCCCACTAGCCGACACGATGATGCAGGTGGAGGACAG agcaagaaagaaaaggagcaagAAAGAGGAACTGAAAACCAAATTCTAA